The sequence TGGCTAATAAGTAAGTCCCAGCCAGCCCTGTGATAGGCAACTGGCTAATGTGTATAAACAAGTCCTGTCCTAACTGTCCTGGTAACTGGCAAATTGTAGCTCACTAGAAATCTGTGTCACTGTCAGTGACTTTTTGTTGggcagttggtgtgtgtggctTTAACAatggtgcattgtgggaaagtATTTacctttgttttcattgttttcattggTGTTGGATGCGGTTGGTATAGAGAATTGCCACATTGCCCATGAGGTTGACTGGGTTAAGATGTTAATGAGAAAGTTTATTAATGGCAGGGATAATTGGTTCGACAGTGGCAGCGGTACCAAAACTAATATATAGTGCTTAATGACGTTATTTCAGTTCTCTTGTTGGAGGTGGAGGTGCTCAACTCAAAATGCGAAAACAGAATTGGCAATCGGCAATTGCGGGGaccaagcaaaacaaaacattacggAAGGTACACAGTAGTGATGCGCGGATTGCAGTTATATCTGCGGGCACCACGGTTGATCCGCGGATCGGGCGGGTCGGGTCATAAAAATTAACATTCTGATTAATAGTGGATGGGTTGCGGGTGGGTGAAATAATACATCattaatgaggaaaatattgtttatttatttaaaaccaGCCTACTTAAGTGTAATATGTTACCATATCATCACACTTATATATATCCCACTGAGAAATAATGGTAATGTGTGATCGGGTgcgcataaaaaaaaaaaaaaatgttttgagttCATTAAATACCTGCAGCGATCCCACCGCAGCAGAAACGATAAGTGCGTCTCCCCATTAAGAGAGACGCTGTGTAGACACTAGACACTAATAACAATTATTTCTATTATACAAGAGAGAAACGGGACTGCAGCATAAATATGAAACTGTATTGCAAGGGCACAGTTCACCATGGAAACGTTTAATTACTGAAAGCAGCCTCTCTAATCTTTAAAGTAAATCGTTAAAGAAAACACTCATACATCaatacaacaaacacacaataaagaaatCACACAGAAAGCTCGCGCTGCTCGACataatttaaaaggcaatatagAGGTGGAGTGAAATGTCCATGCGGGTGCGGGGCAGGTGTGGGTCTATAAATTGTAGAAAATAATTCGTTCGGGCGGGTGGATGATTTATGCGTACATGCGGATTCGGATGGCGTCAGAGCCGATCCGCGCGTCACTAGTACACTGACACAAAGTTTCATCATCAGCTGCACTAGTTTACAGCAGAGTTaggtgaggagaggagtgtaGGCTAATCTAGCTTAGTCTGATTAGTTGGTTGATAGGGATGGGTATCGTTTCGATTTTTTCCGATACCGGTGCTAAAACGAAACTTTTAAAACGGTACCGGTGCCTAATCGGTGCCTGAACCGATACCTTCTTTAAAATAAAGCgtgaaaaatgacattaaagatagctttttttattgcaaagaaattgaatatattaataaataaatgataataataaaaaaagtcaACTACAATAATTGAACAGTaaataatagtaacaataatactaataaataacagcaaaagaaaTACCAAGTGCAGACTTCTACTCCTACAAATTCTTCTACTCTTCTACTTCAGCAATTCTTTTGCAGAAATATAACCATGTCTGCTTTCTCTGGCAAAATATATCACCTCTCCTGACATCAACATCACCGTTTGCTATTTATTGTAACATTCAAGTtattcaaagtttttttttatgaactaAACCTATTTGTCCTTAATTACTTCTCACATGTTACATATTAACAAATAACTGACAGTTTGTATGACCGGACGTTATCGGTAATGAAAGCGACCCGCCTCTTCTTTTATCTGATTGGCTAAGCGACAACGCGATATCCCGTATACGACCATAACCGTGTAGGTCTTGACaactttcaacaatgggtagTCACTCTTCTGTacacagaacagtgtagcactgtagcactgtttatatttttaagttatgttatctttgacacaaagtacttgaaagggagcactttagatatatacaggtctttagttatttgtttgacagatggaactatttaaaatgtagtacattagataattgtCCAGTCATCcagtaatgggatcctttattgataatagcctatatattgacaatataagagaatacaagactAACCCCTACACCTGCTTCCCCTGTCGAAAATTCGGGGCCACAAATGACACAAATGTATTTACCAGAAGAGACTTAACTAATTGTAAAACAGCATTGGAGTTGGACAGGGGACTCAACCAACATGCATCTAGCCTTTGCCATTTGCAAACTTCATCCTCTTGGGCAGAAATGAGGACGAGAGACGCAATTGGTGAAACCATATCCAACTTGCTAGGACCAAACCAGACAGAGAAGAACAGATACTACGTAGTATACTCGTTACGTAGTATACTCGCTAGAGTTTCAATGAGATCATTGAAACTCTAGCGAGCCTAGTGTTGCATCAAATTAACATGGAAATGCTAATATGGAAATGCTGACACAACAGGGTTTTGTATAAAGAGTGATGGAACTCGGGAGAGATGCAACTTAGAGAATCTGTCAATAATGATTCAGTTTGTAAACAGACAAAATCTGTTTGTCTGACAACAGGCAGTGCTATGATGGCGCTTCTGTGATGGGTTGGATAAGGGGTTGAGTGCAGGCATTGCTGCAAAAACGATAGTCAGACATGTTCCATATTAATATATTGCTACAACCATCAACTGCACCTGGCAATGGTGCATGCAATGCAAGCACAGCCATGTGCCAAAGCCTTTTTAAATACTGACAGTCTGTCAAGAGAGCACTTCTGAACATTCTGGACACAGCCAttgctgaaattgaaaacaGGTTTTCAAAGAGAAATCTTGACCTGATGAAGGCATCAAATTGCCTTGTCCTTCAATCTAGTTCTTTTTTAGATTTGGCATTTCTGAACCCTCTGCAGCTGCTTGCAGGCACAAAATCTAGTGATAGCCTGAGATATGAAATTCTTGTAGCAAAACCCATGTTGTTCAAGAAATTCACCACAGAGGTAGACGTCTCTACTGTATACAGACAAGTTAAAGAATACAATGAAGCAGAGCTGCATGCACTGTGTGTAACTGCACTGGTGATTGTGGTATCCTTAGCATCATGTGAGAGTTCATTCTCCACACTGTCCCTTTTCCTAATACCGTTCCGACACACTGTGCTACATGAGAGATAAAAGAACTTGGTTATTTTGGCTCATGAGAAGGTAATAACTAATACTCTACTAATACTAGACATGGAAGGTAAATAATACTCTAGACATGGATGAGTATGTTAGACTTTTTGGcccaaaaaatataaaactgttatgatgtgaaaatgtgactgaaagtaagaaaaaacaaaacaaaaaatacagggcaaaaaacaaaagggaaagTAAAAAGTTTAAAATGAGGGGGAACCTCATTTTGTCCTCATAACATGGGGTAAAAGTGACTATGTAATTCAAGATGTTACAATTAAGAAAATAAAGCTGCCCTCTTAGGAGTGGATGGCTGTggggaaaaatgaaagaaaatcaaatgtaaGTATAACATACTTATGGCAGTTTTTATGGCCCGGTTGTGGATTATTCCTACAGTCGCAGtagaataactttatttatatagtacttttcagaacaaagttacaaagtgcttcacagagacAATGAAGGGTAATAAAATAATACTAAAGcataggaaaaaaataataatctcagttttattgtttttcagttGGAGCTCGTGCTGATAGTTTCAGCATCTAGTCTATGTTCTCTGCGTGCATATTTCATGGAAATACACAATGAAAATACACTGTAGATGGTCATATTTGCAtcatatcaccacagaagcacataTATATTCAATGATCAATGTACCAATatcttcactgttgttgttgattaatcCATGTGCACTGATGTGaattttaaatgcaacacattgtaggatgatgATCTTATCTGattttgaattatcacttgccttttgaaaatgGGTCTGTTATTGACTCGTCTGGATACTTACTATTTATAGGATACTTAATTTATTTAGGTCTATGTTATGAGAGGGGGGGCTATGGATCCCATAGGCTTTCCTAACAATTACTTGATCACAGGTCACAAGGTTCTCCTCCTGTAGTGCAGGAGGGCTGCTGCACAGCACATAAAAATACGCTACTGGTTTGAACAGCCCAGCCACGACGCATAATCGTGGTGAGCAAACCcttaagggcagtttatagtacagcgatttatgatcATTGCCACCAGTGACGATCACATTTTATGGTCGGTCGCAACGATATGTTGTTTATACTTCGAGCGATGGGCGATTTGTCATCGTTGTGATGGCCGTTGCGCCCATcgctgagacttaaattggatAGATACAGTCGCacaggaggaaaacaaatcacTGGGAAGTACTGATCTTGGCTGCATGCTATGAAAACATTCTTTAGTTTTGCCTTTTCTAAAGTCTAAAAAAGAAGGATATGCCGAAAAGTTGCTGTGTCGTGCACTGCATggcaaataaacataaaaatccTGAACTTAAGTTCTATGTGATTCCGAGAGTGTGTGAAAACACGCCATGTAGTAGTGAGAAGACAGCAGACGGGCAATAATAGCAAAGGAAATGCACCCTCCTATAACATTTATTTGTCATGGGCCAGCAAACGTGTTCTGTAATTGTATGAACAAGATTGCAATCAAATTTGCTATATTGGCATGGCTGCATAAATTCACAATATTAGCCATAATCATGTAAGGAAAGAATAACTATCATCACACAAGGCATGACGAGGTTTGTTCCGGCAATCACATTAGCATTTTATACAGGAAATGCAATTTTCTAGTTGTAAATCTAAAATGCCAATGTGCCAGCTACTTACCGGGCGATTCAATAAGGTAGCAGAAAATGTCCGGGAATGACACATCTGGCCATTGTGTAGGATCATTCATCCATTCTTTCATTGAGTAAGGACAATCAGTTCCGACTATTGATAGTTTTGCGATATATGTAGCCAAGTCCTTTTGACCTAGCCCCTCCATATAacttcttttattcttttccaTTATTTGATCAGTAGTTTTCGCATTTTACAATGTCAGATTTGGCGCTTATACAATTAGTTTCAATTGGGGGGGACCCATTGTTTTCCCCCACGGTGACCACGCCCACAAGTCGATTGCGTGAGGCCGGCTGTATCTATTGAACTTTGACCCAATCGCTGggtcagttgtcatgacaacattatggaacgCTCTTATCCTAACGTCAGTTCATTCTCTGAGCTCAAACTAAGCCGTAATCAACAGCAATGGAAGACCATACATTTGTAGAAAAATTAATAAGCACAATTACAATGCCTATTGCCGGGCCTATATGCTACAGAACGGGCAGATTACAAGGATGGAATTAAAAAGGCAAATTCCTGAACAGTAGGACCGCCACTAATGGTAGGCTATGTCACAGCTGTTAGTCTGGATAATcatagctagctaatgttattTAGTTtgcagacagattgaaacaatttaatttgaaatgtcTGAATCAAGCATGGACATCACTGGCTAGTAATAAAAGACAAGCTTCTCTGTCCAACCCATGAGAAGATCAGAACACACCCCCTCCCCAAATCATGTAAAACTGACGAGTGCAAGAAACGCCACTAGATGGctgtatgcacacacagctaCTCCCGTCCTGTCTTAGTAAAAGCCAAAAGCCCATTCGACAACACAGAATAGACTGTAGACTAAAGCGTACACTGAGTAGACAATCTATGCTATTTGTGTAGaccagaataaagaaaataaatttaCTTGACTGAAActtcatatttaaaaagaaagagggaaaaagaacaTTGGAAAAGCTGTTACATAATAACATGTTATTGTAGTAGGCTATTCTGCACACTAGTGATAGTCCCAGTCGTCATATTTATAAACTGTATTACTGTTTTCCTCTCAAaaacaataaacttcacaacctgagaatatttgtattactttgaactgatcaaagaaaagggtaagaacattattggaactgaaagcacttgccaatgtgttgtgagcgctatccgctgtttatttttttacaccagacatgattaatcaagACTTCCTCTGTGATCTTACTAGTTTACCATAAAGACTATCAGACcccaaataaatgaaagctaccTGGTTTTAGATAACAGTAATTTACtcagtgatgatttctatacGAGTGAGgacatcaccagaagacatacAGGCTGTGAAGTTTTTAAGTgggtaacttgaaagcactctactgagttacttttaataaagaccaACTTAGTAAAGCAACTAGTTGCTATTTAGAGctatagtaacaaagtaaaCTAGATAATTTTCTGCCTCCATGTCTtgagagcaaatgactgaacctctgtgatgcgttctataatcgctgtagtgtttatactttttatgagtgacagcgtccaaaatcaaagtCGAGCGATGATGGAATGTTGCGGACTTTGTAGCGATGTCCATCAGGCGATCATAAATGTAATAGTGGTGACATGCTGCTTACTGATGCATACACCGATACATagtcacacagagagaacaTGTGCCTCAATTCAGATCAAAGTACTTGTTTTCTTTTGATCCATGCAGTTGTGATTTCAAGTCTGTTCCACTTGTCCTGGACAGTTGGACAACTATTAATATCCAATGCTGGCAATGATTGTATGAGTGGGAGGAGATTCATGGTTGGCCTAGTGACTGAACAATagtattttacaaaatacatttttcattagcTGTGATTGGTAACTTAGCCTACTTGAAAACCTTGAGGTGATTAACAGGCTGAATTCAagcaaaacatttccattttcacaacatGAGGCCTACATGAAAAAACCCTGTATAGAAAATAACAAACATGTAATTATTTATACTCCTtctcatgttgttttctgttgctcTTAGTTGCAGTATCCTGTGTACTGGGATCTCTTGGAGTTCTGTGATGGATTTCGGAAGCTACTCGATCACTTGCAGCTGGATAAAGTAAGCCTATGTTTGGCTATTGGTtcatatgtctctctctctgtctcgctcattCTTTATTTCTAATGATGAACTAATGATGAATACTTTTTTCCCATTTGTTGAAGGTTCATCTTTTTGGTGCATCCTTGGGTGGATTCTTGGCCCAGAAGTTTGCTGAGTGCACACACAAGTCCCCCAGGGTGCACTCCTTGATACTGTGCAACTCATTCAGTGATACCTCCATCTTTAACCAGACCTGGACAGCAAATAGGTAGTCAGTTGATTTATTGACCATGTTGCCACCAATGATTGATCCTTATTTCCCAGATTCTATTCTGCCATGTTACATTAGTGAGTTAATGATGTTTCATTCCCATCTTCCTCAGTTTTTGGTTGATGCCAGCCTTCATGTTGAAGAAGATTGTTCTGGGGAACTTTGCTAAAGGACCTGTAGACCCTAAAATGGCAGGTGCAATTGACTTCATGGTTGACAGGGTAAGTCTTAAGGGGTAATTTCAGTGTTCATTTGTCAGGTAGTAAATGGCCTAAGAGTAGCCTATAGATAAGAATAGCGTGACGTTTtaaacaggccacgcccacaaagtgcggtacaagtgataTGCCCCGCTGTATTTCtatggcaaaacaaaaaattaacattttctgtggttgctctTTTTGTATTCTGATAGTTTATGTGAAAtctatatggtgtaaataatttgtcgttaccttttcagttatcaaagaactgcatcatcattaaaatgtttttttctggaagtcacaaaatgctaacaagctagcaaacttccgtgCAAACTTCTgagtcatgttagcattttgagacttcaagaaaaaacattttaatgatcttgctgttgtttgacagccatgaaaaggaaaattatttacatcttatacatttcacataaattattagaacacagaaaaagcaacctcagaaaatgttgatttattgttttgaccatagaaattgaatagggtttcgcaccacttgtaccgcactttgcagGCGTGGCTTTTTTGCCACACCATTCTTATCTATGGCTAAGGAAACATTTAAGTCCTTGGTTTGATTCTCTTGGTAATGGTAACAATAAGTGAAGCAAAATACTAGCTATCACTAAGGCTAAATGAAATGGAATCATTAGTGCAACCATGTCTGTAATTTTGTAACTTTATCATCTCTTTTGTTACCAGAAATCAAAGTAGTGTTGATTTCGGATGATGTGGCCATGGATTTTTAAACATATCCCTTATGAACTCCATACATTTAGCAGTAATGGTGGCTTAACCTTGATGTTCCAGAGAGCCCCACCGTGTATTCCAGTTTCAGTGTGTCCAAAGGCGCATTTCAACCTCACCTATCACACAAATGCATTGCAGCAAAATTTTGGTAAATAGGTAACTTGGTGCTGTTACCTATTAAAGTTATTGGAGTAGAGTGATCTTGAATCAGTTTTGTCTATCAGATGATAATGAATGAAATGGATAAATCAAGTCTCTGATCCCAGGCTAGCAGCAGCGCTGTTAAATGCCAATGCTGTCTGTTTTGCTGTATTTCTCCCTccatgttttctgtgtctgcTGTAGTTGGAGAGCCTAAACCAAAGTGAGCTAGCATCCCGGCTAACACTAAACTGTCAGAACTCTTATGTGGAGCCACACAAAATAAAGGATGTTGCTGTGACCATTATTGATGTAAGTTGTAAGCATTTTTGCATTGACCAGGTAAATAATCTGTCCCAGTTCAGGTTTATTAGGTATACCATCCATGAGTGTCTAactgatgaaatgaaatattgtatTACTCGTTTATGTGTCCATTTTTGCTGTTGAGGTGTTTGATCAGAGTGCACTCTCATTGGAAGCCAAGGAGGAAATGTATAAGCTGTATCCAAATGCCAGGCGAGCTCATCTCAAAACAGGTGGAAACTTCCCTTACCTGTGCAGGAGTGCAGAAGTCAACCTCTACATACAAGTAAGGAGGGACACAACTCATATTGTTTGTTAAGAATTGATGGCTAATCTGTTCTGAAAATGGCAGCTTGCAGAGGAAGTAGGCTTGTTGGGGTGACAAATGTTCCTCATGGTGGTTTCTGgctggaataaataaataaaaaagtaatcTAGTGCTGCTCTTTGGTCATTTTGTATTCACAGATTCATTTGCGTCAGTTCCACGGAACAAGATATGCTGCCATCAACCCTGCCATGGTAAGTGCTGAGGAGCTGGAGGTACAGAAGAGTCACCTGAGTGATGACAAAGACACTGAAGATGACCAATGAGACTGCATTGCCCTATAGCCTCTATAAAAAGCAGAACTATGGCTGCTTTCCCCTGACCATCAAATAGCCAGACATTTTAAACCATTACCGACTGACCACAATTCTTTACACAGATCTACTGAGCCCCTCATTTCAGAAGGGCTTTAGCTAGATCACCACTGTGGCATTTTTTTCTATGAAGCTGAATAGTCAATCAAGTTCAATtgattatatttgtattttacaGAAGAAGCAATATTTTGATAATCACTTGTACATAAATTGTAGTTGGCTGCTTTGCTTTGAAAATGTTGTATGATGGCACCATGACGCCTTTGCCTTAtgtgaaatgaaattatttgttgCACTATGTTTCTTTTGTGGTTTACTAGCAGTTTACTATTGATCAGAAAGTCAGAAAATTATCACACTGGTGTGCAATTAAAATTGTTACGTTAGCCATTTATTTAGTAATACAGTAAAATTATTGAATTTCATGTGTGCAATGGTGTTATTTCTACCCATATGGTGTGGTGATGCAAGTTAAAGTATTTGCCTTTTCTGTATGGCAGTGCAGTAAATACTCTAGTCTCTTTCAGGGCATCTGTGTTGCCACTCTGTCACCACTAGAGAAGTGTATGATAAGATTTGCTAACACTTTTAAATAATTGATTTCAAAAATCCATTGGAAGACAGTGCTGTCACACAAGGGTGGGGGGATCCTAAGGACCTCTGTCTGGAGCTTGTGCAGGAGGTAGCCCCTGCCAATGAAAATGATTCTCATTGGCTCATTGGAAGCAGCCTCCGAGAAGCATCTACCTGCAGGTCTAAAACTCTGGCTCTGCAGGTGGATGATATTGGGAGGCCTAACCTGGGTTTGTATACTGCGAAGGAAGCTTAACATAACCAGGGTTTCTTTGCGTCTGCCGGCTTGACAAAACCTCACACTGGCAATCCTGGATAACTGGTCTCATGAAGGTGGTTATCAACTgactctgtcaacccaggatttagcAAACCAGCTATGAGCgcattcacatgaaagaggcagAGTTTGTAACCACAAATAACAGATCCAGAGCAGCGTATTTAATATCAGATAAGATGAAACCATTCATCCCCGTGGGGGTCGTTGCAACAAAAGTACTATGATTAAGCGggggaaaagaaatagaatataaaaagaagcaataaaaaTGGAAAGTAAAACAAAAGATAACAAAAGCAACACACTAAGAAGAATAATTGAATAAAAGTTGGAGACCTAGGTGGAGTTTGTGTGCAAAAAGGGCAGTCCTGGCATCACAATCAAGCGCTTCCAATCCATCACGTGAAGCAAAACAGGCTACAACTGGACTGAAAGGAACCGGTTTGAAATTAGATGCATTTTCAATCAACTGTGTGGCCATTTTGGATAGTCCAGCTCTCTGCCACAAGTATTCCTGTCTTATCTTGATAATGTGGTATGATTTTGTTGGAAAAAATATTGTTCATAGTGTTGATTTAACTGGGGCAGCTCTAGCAGAGAAGAAATTTGATGAACTGACTTGTTGGaaagatagaatagaatagaatagagcttTATTGTTCACCGCAGTGGAAATTTGTCTTGTGCCGCATTGAAAGTCGCTGAGCTCTTCAGTACTGCCAATTCTACTGCAAATGTTTGTCTATGGAGATTGCATAGATGTGTAGGTACAATACCCTCAGCTGTCCTAAAAACTACAGTTCCCTATGTAAAGAACTACAACGGTTTCCTGTGTTAAGCCCCCTGAACATCCAAAACTGCCCAGTCATTTCACACCTAGGTGTGAAATCACTTATCTTAAAAACCAAGGGTTTTTGTCAGGCTCTCTTGggctctctctttcctgctggctgcctgtctgCTCCAAAACGGAGTGAATACATGCAGCCTACCCTCTCTTCCCTGCAGAAGCAAACTGCAGATGTGAAAGGAACCTTCCCCTGCTAAGAAAGCAGATTGACCAGAACCAGAGGCCTACACCAGAAGTACGATGTGCTGGAGCGCAaaaaactctctctttccccctccacACGTAACAGAAGTGGCCAACAGAGAGAAGTACAGCTGGATCACCGACCCAGACATCAGGACACAACGGAACAATCCTTTACCCTGGGAAACCAGAGTTTGAAACCGAAGCTTTGAACCGCACACAATGCGACGAACAaaggactcaagtcagactgtAACAACTGGGCACATAGCATAGCAACAGCATTAGGAAAATAACAGATATATTCAATGAAGTGATTGTAAACTGTAACTAATGTAAAATATTTgagatgcattgcatttacCAACTGTTGATCTGTTAGGGTTCTGTTAACACCAAATAGCCATCCCTCATGT is a genomic window of Centroberyx gerrardi isolate f3 chromosome 1, fCenGer3.hap1.cur.20231027, whole genome shotgun sequence containing:
- the spg21 gene encoding maspardin isoform X1 — its product is MKLKSYDQRAGENVTQKWMKVRGYEMEEIKLSPDYNWFRSTVPLKRIIVDDDDSKVWSLYDAGPKSIRCPIIFLPPVSGTAEVFFQQVLALTGWGYRVISLQYPVYWDLLEFCDGFRKLLDHLQLDKVHLFGASLGGFLAQKFAECTHKSPRVHSLILCNSFSDTSIFNQTWTANSFWLMPAFMLKKIVLGNFAKGPVDPKMAGAIDFMVDRLESLNQSELASRLTLNCQNSYVEPHKIKDVAVTIIDVFDQSALSLEAKEEMYKLYPNARRAHLKTGGNFPYLCRSAEVNLYIQIHLRQFHGTRYAAINPAMVSAEELEVQKSHLSDDKDTEDDQ
- the spg21 gene encoding maspardin isoform X2 codes for the protein MEEIKLSPDYNWFRSTVPLKRIIVDDDDSKVWSLYDAGPKSIRCPIIFLPPVSGTAEVFFQQVLALTGWGYRVISLQYPVYWDLLEFCDGFRKLLDHLQLDKVHLFGASLGGFLAQKFAECTHKSPRVHSLILCNSFSDTSIFNQTWTANSFWLMPAFMLKKIVLGNFAKGPVDPKMAGAIDFMVDRLESLNQSELASRLTLNCQNSYVEPHKIKDVAVTIIDVFDQSALSLEAKEEMYKLYPNARRAHLKTGGNFPYLCRSAEVNLYIQIHLRQFHGTRYAAINPAMVSAEELEVQKSHLSDDKDTEDDQ